A window of the Candidatus Paceibacterota bacterium genome harbors these coding sequences:
- a CDS encoding sugar isomerase domain-containing protein, which translates to MSTVAQQWLANTRAVMDRIEQTQLDNIRKAAEIMADTIQAERWVHTFGCGHATIPIEDMYPRIGGFVGFHPMCELPLTFFTRIVGEGGVHQFVFLERVEGYGVQIMKGYNFDPRDTMWIFSHSGINNVNIDVALEAKKRGMKVIAYGSAAAAKGKQTRHSSGKTMFDIADLVVDTCAPIGDSCVPLKNHQDKVGPVSTMAFITCVWMTVCTVAEILADRGVKLYINPSHNVPGDTTAKERLDAALAEYKRRIAGV; encoded by the coding sequence ATGAGCACTGTCGCCCAACAATGGCTGGCCAACACCCGCGCGGTCATGGACCGCATCGAACAAACCCAACTGGACAATATCCGCAAGGCCGCCGAAATTATGGCCGATACCATCCAGGCGGAGCGCTGGGTGCACACCTTTGGTTGCGGTCACGCCACCATTCCCATCGAAGACATGTACCCGCGTATCGGCGGCTTCGTCGGCTTCCACCCCATGTGCGAGCTGCCGCTGACCTTCTTCACCCGGATTGTGGGTGAAGGCGGCGTCCATCAGTTCGTCTTCCTGGAGCGGGTCGAGGGGTACGGCGTCCAGATCATGAAGGGTTACAACTTCGACCCGCGCGACACCATGTGGATCTTCTCCCACTCGGGTATCAACAACGTCAACATTGACGTCGCCCTCGAAGCCAAAAAGCGCGGCATGAAAGTGATCGCCTACGGTTCCGCCGCCGCAGCCAAAGGCAAACAGACCCGCCACTCCTCGGGCAAGACCATGTTTGATATTGCCGACCTTGTCGTGGATACCTGCGCTCCGATAGGGGATTCCTGCGTCCCCCTCAAGAATCACCAGGACAAAGTCGGGCCGGTCTCCACGATGGCCTTCATCACCTGCGTTTGGATGACCGTGTGCACCGTCGCCGAGATTCTCGCCGACCGCGGCGTGAAGCTTTATATCAATCCCTCGCACAACGTCCCCGGCGACACCACTGCCAAAGAGCGCCTGGACGCAGCCCTGGCCGAATACAAGCGCCGCATCGCCGGGGTCTAA
- a CDS encoding ROK family protein, whose translation MTNTAVIGLDLGGTKLAGAIFTPEGKVLCKQIVPLAGRQGRAVGELIRKTLTSLLVAARAKRIKVTGMGVSVPGISHARTGTVWAPNIPGWENYPLRREVLSAVRDERIRVAIDSDRACYILGETWRGVAKGCRNAIFLAVGTGIGAGILVDGRIVRGAHDIAGAIGWLALDRPFQRKYVDCGCFEYHASGTGLTKVANELLTQQPKRFSTPLPIVSASDVFAACGHNKPFAREVIAQAVEFWGMAVANLVSLFDPEKIIFGGGVFGPGAKLLGDIYAEARKWAQPISIKQVKLQVSKLGGDAGLYGAGCLALRTAN comes from the coding sequence ATGACCAACACCGCCGTAATCGGGCTCGACCTGGGTGGCACAAAGCTCGCCGGAGCAATCTTCACCCCCGAAGGGAAGGTCCTTTGCAAACAGATCGTTCCTCTCGCAGGCCGCCAAGGCCGTGCGGTCGGCGAACTGATTCGCAAGACACTCACCAGCCTTCTCGTCGCTGCGCGCGCGAAGCGAATCAAAGTCACGGGCATGGGTGTCTCAGTCCCGGGCATCAGCCACGCGCGGACCGGCACAGTCTGGGCCCCGAACATCCCCGGTTGGGAGAACTACCCCCTTCGACGCGAAGTCCTCTCTGCGGTCCGCGATGAGCGCATCCGCGTCGCCATAGACAGCGACCGCGCCTGCTACATCCTGGGCGAGACCTGGCGCGGTGTCGCCAAAGGCTGCCGAAACGCCATCTTCCTGGCCGTGGGGACCGGCATCGGCGCGGGGATCCTGGTTGATGGCCGGATAGTGCGTGGAGCGCACGATATCGCCGGCGCCATCGGGTGGCTGGCCCTGGACCGGCCTTTCCAACGCAAATACGTTGATTGCGGTTGCTTCGAATACCACGCCTCTGGGACCGGCCTGACAAAAGTCGCAAACGAGCTTCTCACTCAGCAGCCCAAACGCTTTTCCACTCCCCTGCCCATCGTGTCCGCCAGTGACGTCTTTGCCGCCTGCGGGCACAACAAACCGTTCGCCCGCGAGGTCATTGCCCAGGCGGTGGAGTTCTGGGGCATGGCTGTCGCCAACCTCGTCAGCCTGTTCGATCCGGAGAAGATCATCTTTGGCGGTGGCGTATTTGGCCCCGGAGCGAAGTTGCTTGGCGATATCTACGCCGAGGCAAGGAAATGGGCCCAGCCCATCAGCATCAAGCAGGTAAAACTCCAGGTCTCAAAGCTCGGCGGCGACGCCGGCCTTTACGGCGCAGGCTGTTTGGCTTTACGGACAGCGAACTGA
- a CDS encoding protein-disulfide reductase DsbD family protein, which translates to MLTVIGTAWFCLAGLEAFAAHTQARLLLAATTAKPGETVMAGVQLRMDPRWHTYWRNPGASGMATKIEWQLPTGITPGAVQWPVPEKLPDEDLTTYVYSNEVVLLVPLKLAPDLSSGSLHLKANVSWLECEVQCVPGKATVQATLNVGAEAKPSSDSPLIHHWQAKLPGTGDSLSAQAWWENDGATDSRNLILEWHSTSATGDADFFPYASEEFEVQPATMRLPAEPGKIRLRKEVRKLEGDWPRQISGLLIQQSGPAREAYDVNLPVQASSNSAAASLSQPSVLDLSATSLWKMLLYAFLGGLILNVMPCVLPVIALKILGFVGQAKDDPRRVRRLGLIYALGVLVSFLVLAGLIIGVKAAGHKAGWGMQFGNPQFLVLLTTLVTLVALNLFGLFEINPGARLLDAAGTLASKGGSAGAFFNGVLATMLATPCTAPFLGAALGFAFAQSPAIIVLMFAVVSFGLAAPYVILSWQPAWLQFLPKPGAWMERFKVAMGFPMLATAVWLFSLIPLHYGRRSLWLGLFLVVLALATWVYGQFVQRGRTHRTLGLVVALALVTGGYLYAVEGQLRWRSPVAEAALPGSLKESPDGIDWQRWSPAAVARARAEGRPVLVDFTADWCLTCQANKRVALDIPSVRAKLKEINALALLGDYTRLPDDITTELNRFGRAGVPLVLVYPRNSGEPPQVLPEALTPTIVLNALDRAAR; encoded by the coding sequence ATGTTGACAGTCATCGGGACGGCCTGGTTCTGCCTGGCCGGTCTGGAGGCTTTTGCGGCCCACACGCAGGCGCGGCTGCTCCTCGCCGCGACCACCGCGAAGCCGGGGGAAACGGTCATGGCCGGGGTGCAGCTCCGCATGGACCCGCGCTGGCATACCTACTGGCGAAACCCGGGTGCGTCCGGCATGGCGACGAAGATCGAGTGGCAACTGCCGACGGGCATCACTCCGGGCGCCGTCCAGTGGCCTGTTCCGGAGAAATTGCCAGACGAAGACCTGACCACCTACGTCTACTCGAACGAGGTCGTATTGCTGGTGCCCCTCAAGTTGGCACCCGATTTGTCCTCCGGCTCGCTCCATCTCAAAGCCAATGTCTCCTGGCTTGAATGCGAGGTGCAGTGTGTGCCCGGCAAGGCGACTGTGCAGGCCACCCTCAACGTCGGCGCCGAAGCCAAGCCGTCCAGTGACTCCCCCCTCATCCACCACTGGCAAGCGAAGTTGCCAGGAACCGGCGACAGCTTATCCGCGCAAGCCTGGTGGGAAAACGACGGCGCCACCGATTCTCGCAACCTGATTCTGGAATGGCATTCCACGTCGGCAACTGGCGACGCCGACTTTTTCCCGTACGCCAGTGAGGAGTTCGAGGTGCAGCCGGCTACCATGAGGTTGCCGGCGGAGCCGGGGAAGATTCGGTTGCGCAAGGAAGTACGGAAACTGGAAGGCGACTGGCCCCGCCAGATCTCCGGCCTGCTTATTCAGCAATCCGGCCCGGCGCGCGAGGCCTACGATGTCAATCTGCCGGTGCAAGCTTCCTCCAACTCTGCGGCAGCGAGCCTGAGTCAACCCAGCGTGCTCGACCTTAGCGCGACTTCCCTTTGGAAGATGCTGCTATACGCCTTTCTGGGAGGGCTGATTCTCAACGTCATGCCCTGCGTCCTCCCGGTTATCGCCTTGAAGATCCTCGGCTTCGTCGGCCAGGCCAAGGACGACCCTCGCCGGGTCCGGAGGTTGGGCCTGATCTACGCGCTCGGCGTGCTCGTTTCTTTCCTCGTGCTCGCGGGTTTAATAATTGGCGTCAAGGCCGCCGGCCACAAAGCCGGCTGGGGTATGCAATTCGGCAACCCGCAGTTCCTGGTCCTGCTCACCACGCTGGTCACCCTGGTGGCGCTGAACCTCTTCGGCCTGTTCGAGATCAACCCCGGCGCCCGCTTGCTCGATGCAGCCGGCACTCTGGCCTCGAAAGGCGGCTCGGCTGGCGCGTTCTTCAACGGTGTGCTCGCCACAATGCTGGCCACGCCGTGCACGGCCCCGTTCCTCGGCGCAGCCCTCGGCTTCGCCTTTGCTCAGTCCCCTGCCATCATCGTCCTGATGTTTGCGGTCGTTAGCTTCGGATTGGCAGCTCCCTACGTCATTCTAAGCTGGCAACCGGCGTGGCTGCAGTTCCTGCCGAAGCCCGGCGCATGGATGGAACGATTCAAGGTAGCCATGGGCTTCCCCATGCTTGCCACAGCCGTTTGGCTCTTCAGCCTCATTCCCCTGCATTATGGCAGACGGTCCCTGTGGCTTGGCCTCTTCCTCGTGGTCCTCGCTCTGGCAACCTGGGTGTACGGGCAGTTCGTCCAACGCGGACGGACGCATCGCACGCTCGGCCTGGTGGTGGCCCTGGCCCTTGTCACGGGGGGCTACCTCTACGCTGTGGAAGGTCAGTTACGTTGGCGCTCCCCTGTTGCGGAAGCCGCATTGCCAGGCTCGCTCAAAGAGAGCCCCGACGGCATAGACTGGCAACGCTGGAGCCCCGCCGCGGTTGCGCGGGCTCGCGCCGAAGGCCGGCCGGTTCTTGTGGATTTTACCGCCGACTGGTGCCTGACTTGCCAGGCCAACAAGCGAGTCGCCTTGGACATTCCATCCGTCCGCGCCAAGCTCAAGGAGATCAACGCCCTCGCCCTGCTTGGAGATTACACCCGCCTGCCCGATGACATCACCACCGAGTTGAACCGCTTTGGCCGCGCGGGCGTCCCGCTCGTGTTGGTCTATCCCCGAAACTCAGGCGAACCTCCCCAGGTATTGCCCGAAGCTCTGACGCCGACCATCGTGCTGAACGCCCTCGACCGCGCCGCGCGTTAG
- a CDS encoding MFS transporter, with the protein MYNRNLVFAAACLGMLLFGIVFLSLGSANNMLAERFHLDNNGIGTLTALLPLGILAGSLIFGPIVDRFGYKWMLIVCALLVMAGLEGMAFATSTGFIQFFVFLIGFGGGVLNGATNALAADVSEGERAAKLSLLGVFFGIGALGMPSTLAALSRHFSLHVIVAGIGMFVLVPVVYFVVITFPPPKQKAQTASPTSGLALLKHPIFLLAGLALAIQSGMEGMSNDWMTRYFKKVTLSGQQAEEWKTLLGLMAVTGAMVLARIALSRLLKHIKSPVVLFASIGITAAGTLLLMCASSYGVSLAAALLIGAGLAAAFPIVLSYIGDLYPRQSGTAFSTIFFIALIGNMTINKSFGALAQVHGIEQYTKVMLGCLVASAALLFLVVRQLRPSPGKPSTEAFPSVTASS; encoded by the coding sequence ATGTATAACCGCAACCTGGTCTTCGCCGCCGCCTGCCTGGGGATGCTGCTCTTTGGCATCGTCTTCCTGTCACTCGGCTCGGCGAATAACATGCTGGCCGAGCGCTTCCACCTAGACAACAACGGCATCGGCACGCTGACGGCGCTGTTGCCGCTGGGCATTCTGGCCGGATCGCTGATCTTCGGCCCCATTGTGGACCGGTTCGGCTACAAATGGATGCTAATTGTTTGCGCCCTGCTCGTGATGGCCGGGCTGGAAGGCATGGCCTTCGCGACCAGCACAGGCTTCATCCAGTTCTTTGTGTTCCTGATTGGCTTCGGCGGCGGTGTGCTGAACGGCGCCACTAATGCCCTGGCCGCAGATGTGAGCGAAGGCGAGCGCGCCGCCAAGCTGAGCTTGTTGGGCGTCTTCTTCGGCATCGGCGCGCTCGGCATGCCCAGCACCCTGGCGGCCCTTTCCCGGCACTTCTCACTGCACGTTATTGTTGCCGGCATTGGGATGTTCGTGCTCGTGCCGGTGGTTTATTTCGTTGTCATCACCTTCCCGCCCCCCAAGCAGAAGGCTCAAACCGCTTCCCCGACCAGCGGCCTGGCGCTTCTTAAGCATCCCATCTTTTTGTTGGCGGGCCTGGCCCTGGCGATCCAGAGCGGCATGGAAGGCATGTCCAACGATTGGATGACCCGTTACTTCAAGAAGGTGACGCTGTCCGGCCAGCAGGCGGAGGAGTGGAAAACCCTCCTGGGCCTTATGGCCGTAACCGGCGCCATGGTGCTGGCGCGAATTGCGCTCAGCCGATTGCTCAAACACATCAAGTCCCCAGTCGTGCTCTTCGCCAGCATCGGGATCACGGCCGCAGGCACCTTGCTCCTGATGTGTGCGTCCAGCTATGGCGTCTCGCTGGCGGCGGCGCTGCTGATTGGCGCAGGTCTGGCCGCGGCCTTCCCGATCGTGCTGAGCTACATCGGCGACCTGTATCCCCGCCAGTCCGGCACAGCCTTCAGCACCATCTTCTTCATCGCCCTGATCGGCAATATGACCATCAACAAGTCCTTCGGCGCGCTGGCTCAAGTCCACGGCATCGAGCAATACACCAAAGTCATGCTCGGATGTCTCGTCGCCTCCGCCGCCCTCCTTTTCCTGGTGGTCAGGCAACTGCGGCCTTCGCCCGGCAAACCCTCCACCGAAGCATTCCCATCCGTTACTGCATCAAGCTAA
- the hemW gene encoding radical SAM family heme chaperone HemW, whose protein sequence is MALPSAEPIASLYVHVPFCVHKCAYCAFYSEPAGGELLDRYISALIRELELVAPDLRPRTVYFGGGTPSLLTVPQWERIFQAMDNHHLSDAAEWTVECNPATVSLEKARFLRSCGVNRLSLGVQSFDDTLLSRLGRIHTRQMAFQSFDALRRAGFDNLNLDLMFAIPGQTLEVWRETLNEATAMACEHLSSYEVIYEEDTPLYEQLQAGKADADEDLACAMYEALVERATGAGFQQYEVANFARDATPNPQPSNFNVPTHACRHNVNYWRGGPFYGLGPSATTYVRGVRTKTSSNTQLYCDDLEQGRRSIESREELPPLSRAGETAAFGLRMVAGWPFQEFLQTTGYDLRREWANELDQLVEQGWGCILPDRFHLTSQGLRFADAAAQLFLR, encoded by the coding sequence ATGGCCCTGCCATCTGCCGAGCCGATTGCTAGTCTCTATGTCCATGTGCCCTTCTGCGTGCACAAGTGCGCGTACTGCGCCTTCTACTCCGAGCCAGCAGGCGGTGAGCTTCTGGACCGCTACATCAGCGCTCTTATCCGTGAGTTGGAACTAGTCGCCCCCGATCTACGGCCACGCACCGTCTATTTCGGCGGCGGCACACCCTCCCTCCTGACTGTTCCCCAATGGGAGCGAATCTTCCAGGCAATGGACAATCACCACCTCTCCGACGCGGCGGAGTGGACGGTCGAGTGCAACCCCGCCACGGTGTCCCTCGAAAAGGCGAGGTTCCTGCGATCCTGCGGTGTAAACCGCCTGTCCCTTGGCGTGCAGTCATTCGACGACACGCTGCTTTCACGCCTTGGACGCATACACACTCGTCAGATGGCCTTCCAGTCCTTCGATGCCCTGCGCCGAGCCGGTTTCGACAACCTGAACCTTGATCTTATGTTCGCCATTCCTGGCCAAACCCTCGAAGTCTGGCGCGAGACTCTAAACGAGGCCACCGCCATGGCCTGCGAACATCTCTCCAGCTACGAGGTCATTTACGAGGAAGACACGCCCCTTTACGAACAGCTCCAGGCCGGCAAGGCTGACGCGGACGAGGACCTGGCTTGTGCCATGTATGAGGCGCTGGTCGAGCGAGCCACTGGTGCCGGATTCCAGCAATACGAAGTCGCCAATTTTGCCCGAGACGCTACCCCCAACCCCCAACCCTCAAACTTCAACGTCCCCACCCACGCCTGCCGCCACAACGTCAATTACTGGCGCGGCGGCCCCTTTTATGGTCTGGGCCCCAGCGCCACGACCTATGTTCGCGGCGTGCGCACCAAGACCTCGTCCAACACACAACTCTACTGCGACGATCTTGAACAGGGCCGGCGATCCATCGAATCCCGGGAAGAACTGCCACCATTGTCGCGTGCCGGCGAGACCGCAGCGTTCGGCCTTCGCATGGTCGCTGGCTGGCCCTTCCAAGAGTTTCTCCAAACCACTGGCTACGACCTGCGGCGCGAGTGGGCGAACGAGTTGGACCAGTTGGTGGAACAGGGCTGGGGATGCATTCTGCCCGACCGCTTTCACCTTACCTCGCAGGGCCTGCGCTTTGCCGATGCCGCCGCACAACTCTTCCTCCGCTGA
- a CDS encoding redoxin domain-containing protein: MKHVFALFAGIGLLSTGLFAAEVGKAAPDFTATDINGQTHKLSDYKGKIVVLESYNLDCPFVRNHYRSGAMQELQRDLIAKGAVWFIVNSVASKHPSYRTAEAAKKEWASQKLAATAWLDDSSGEVGKAYGMKTTPHMFVIDKEGVLAFHGAIDDRAASEGDPRTARNYVREAVEKLLAGEKPLVSQNKPYGCGVKYGG; this comes from the coding sequence ATGAAACATGTGTTCGCACTATTTGCGGGAATTGGGCTCCTGAGCACCGGCCTCTTCGCCGCAGAGGTCGGCAAAGCCGCGCCGGACTTCACGGCCACCGACATCAACGGCCAAACCCATAAACTCAGCGATTACAAAGGCAAGATTGTGGTGCTTGAATCCTACAATCTCGACTGCCCCTTTGTTCGCAATCATTACCGGAGCGGTGCAATGCAAGAGTTACAGCGCGACCTTATTGCCAAGGGGGCAGTGTGGTTCATTGTGAACTCAGTCGCATCGAAGCATCCCAGCTACCGGACTGCCGAAGCTGCCAAAAAGGAATGGGCCAGCCAGAAGCTGGCCGCCACGGCTTGGCTGGACGACAGTTCGGGCGAGGTCGGCAAAGCCTATGGCATGAAGACCACCCCACACATGTTTGTCATTGATAAGGAGGGGGTGCTGGCTTTCCACGGTGCGATTGACGACCGGGCAGCTTCGGAAGGCGATCCACGCACGGCCCGCAACTATGTCCGCGAGGCGGTGGAGAAGCTGCTTGCCGGTGAGAAGCCGCTCGTTTCCCAGAACAAACCCTACGGCTGCGGCGTCAAGTACGGCGGTTGA
- a CDS encoding transglutaminase-like domain-containing protein — protein MERKRMNPGGTSPAASEISQSQRKALLNLLADEDPAVYRTIREKLLSCGPPAAEWLRPLTTSNDPALRRRARQIVLHFDRQAADDHFLAFCLRHGEEFDLEQGAWLFAQTQYPLINVEAYQAVLDGYADDLRCRYDAGAEPRQILATINGYLFGQLGFIGNEENYYDPDNSYLNRVLDSRMGNPISLSLLYILLARRLRLPIAGIGLPGYFLCRFQSTAAEVFVDPFNRGKLLTKADCIKYLTNANCSRRDEYLTPVTARRFLLRICTNLHQVYQRLEAAVDAMRLQRYLVALAR, from the coding sequence GTGGAGCGTAAACGAATGAATCCGGGTGGCACTAGTCCAGCAGCGAGCGAGATTTCTCAGAGCCAGCGGAAGGCGCTGCTCAATCTGCTCGCGGATGAGGATCCAGCCGTCTACCGGACTATACGCGAGAAACTTCTTTCCTGCGGTCCGCCCGCGGCCGAATGGCTGCGGCCCCTTACCACGAGCAATGATCCTGCATTGCGCCGCCGCGCCCGGCAAATCGTGCTCCACTTCGATCGCCAGGCTGCCGACGACCATTTCCTCGCCTTCTGCCTCCGCCACGGCGAAGAGTTCGACCTCGAGCAGGGCGCCTGGCTGTTTGCTCAAACCCAGTATCCACTTATCAACGTCGAAGCCTACCAGGCCGTGCTCGACGGCTATGCTGACGATCTCCGTTGCCGTTATGACGCCGGCGCTGAGCCTCGGCAAATCCTGGCCACCATCAACGGGTACCTGTTCGGCCAACTCGGCTTCATAGGCAACGAAGAAAACTACTACGACCCGGATAACAGTTATCTAAACCGTGTCCTGGACTCTCGAATGGGCAATCCCATCAGTCTGTCTCTCCTGTATATTCTGCTTGCCCGGCGCCTGCGGCTTCCCATTGCCGGCATCGGACTTCCTGGCTACTTCCTTTGCCGGTTCCAGTCCACTGCGGCCGAGGTGTTCGTTGATCCCTTCAACCGCGGAAAACTCCTTACCAAGGCGGATTGCATTAAGTATCTGACGAACGCGAATTGCAGCCGCCGCGACGAATACCTCACACCGGTCACCGCCCGCCGCTTCCTGCTGCGGATCTGCACCAATCTTCACCAGGTCTATCAACGCCTGGAGGCGGCGGTTGATGCCATGCGCCTCCAGCGTTACCTGGTCGCTCTGGCGCGGTAG